CCGAAACAATACGAGGATATGACCGCCGGAGCGTTTCTAGAAGAGCGCCTTCGGGAAATTGGATTAAAGCAATAGCCTGTTATTAACCGTCTTGGAGCAGCATCGCCATCGGCCCTGGTACTCCCAAGGAGTAATTACATCCATTCGTCGGGTGCGATACTTTATATTTCTACGCGATGTTTTCATTTTAACAATCAGCGCCTTTGGCGGCCCTCAAGCTCATTTGACTTTGCTCCTCAAAATGATGGTAGAAAAACGCCGTTATCTGAGCGAGAAAGATTTGATGGAGTTGTACGCACTCTGTCAGATCTTACCGGGGCCATCTTCTACTCAGACTATTACGGGTATTGGGTATCGGATTGGTGGCCCTAAGCTAGCTTTTCTCACGCTGCTAGTTTGGATGCTCCCGGCTGTTTCACTAATGACGGTAGCGGCTATCGTTCTCTCTAATATTCAGGAGAAGGAGCTTTCGCTAGAATTCACCCGCTTTATTCAGCCTATGGCAGTAGGTTTTGTATTTTACGCTGCTTACACCCTTAGTGTAAAAGTGGTCAATACCCGTTCGGGTATTATCATTATGATAGCTGCCACCATTATCTCCTTTCTCATTCGGAAACCCTTCATTTACCCTTTGTTATTGCTACTAGCCGGAGTAGTCACTGCCCTAAAGTACCGAAAGCATCCTCGGGAGGAGAAGGGAAAGTTATCAGTAAGATGGGGAAATTTAACTCTTTGGATTTCCATTTTGGTAGTAGCCGCAATTACAGCAGGAATTACGCAAGCTGTTCCGATTCGGATCTTTGAAAACTTTTATCGAAATGGCAGTCTGATTTTCGGCGGCGGACAAGTCCTAATTCCACTGCTGTATACTGAGTTTGTTAATTTCAAACAGTACCTAACATCTGAAGAGTTTCTAACTGGGTACGCCTTAGTACAGGCTATCCCTGGCCCAGTATTTTCATTCAGTGCATTTATTGGCTCCCTAGCTATGCGGGATTATGGCGTAGGTGGCGAAGTTCTCGGGGCTTTTGTCGCCTCTTTGGGGATTTTCCTCCCCGGAACGTTTCTTATCTTTTTTATGCTCCGTTTTTGGGATAATCTTAAGAAGTATCGGGTCATTAAAGCTTCGCTAGAGGGAATTGTGGCTGCCAGTGCGGGGATGGTAATTGCAGCGGCACTCTTACTATTAGAACCACTTGAGCTATCTTATCTGAATATTGGAATTGTGGTAGGAACCGCTTTACTCCTTCAATTCACTAGGATCCCTGCACCGATTATTATTTTGGCAGGTTTACTTGCTGGCATACTATTTTAGTAAGAAGCTGTTTTAAAATGTCTTATGAGTCGGAAATGCTTCCGTTTTGATCATAGACGAGACTCATTTTTTCAAGCATAGCTGGGCTATGGTTGAAAAAATAGCCGAAGTATAGGGTCAAAAGAGAAGTGTTTACGTTCAGCAAAGGGGTTTTAAAACAGCTTCTAAGATTCTAAACAGATTATCTACCGACAGAATTACAAAGTTCAGAAGCAACTAACACCATTGACCATCGGCTAAAACTGCGGAATGTTCCTTCCGTAACCGGAAGGAACTGTACAGAACCGTTAGTAAGCATTCTCTTGATCGCGCATTAAAGACCAGATGGTCAGAAAAATAATCTTAATATCTAGTATGAATAGCCAGCGTTCTACGTACAGGCGATCTAAACGAACCCGATTGTTCATTTTATCAAATGTAGCCGTTTCACCACGGTACCCCTTAGCTTGCGCGAGACCAGTAATGCCTGGCTTTACCGAGTGGCGGTGATTAAATTTGTGGATTTGCGAGGAATATTGCTCGTTCAGTTGAACCGGATGAGGACGGGGTCCTACCACTGACATATTTCCTATCAGTACGTTGAAGAATTGCGGTATTTCATCTAGGCTTGTCTTTCGTAAAAACGAACCAATGGGCGTAACTCTTGGGTCACGCTTAGTAGCCTGCTTTACTTCTGAGTCATTATTAACATGCATAGTCCTAAACTTCCAGCACATAAAATCTTGCCCGTTTAAGCCAGTTCGTTTTTGGCGAAAGAATACAGGTCCTTTTGAAGTAATTTTTATGGCCAGTGCTATCACTGGTAAAAGCCAGGTAAATACGCATACGATTACTAAGAGTGCGAATACCATATCAAATAGCCGCTTTATAAATCGGTTCCGCCAGTTATCGAGCGGAATGGAGGTAACATTAATAACTGGAGTTAAACCGTACCATTCGGGCCTAGATGTTTCTAGTAAGCTATCTGGCAATAGGCTTTGAAAGTTTCCAATCAGCTTTACCTTCACCCGATGTTCATGCCCAAAGTCAACTAGCTGCTTAAGGTAATCAGAGGCAACGCTGGATAGGCAGCAATAAAGTTCATCAATCTCATTCTGTAAAATATAGTTCTGTAAGTCTCCATCTACCGAGCTACTATCAGTACTATCGAATGCCTGATTAACGTGGTAGCCATATTCAGGGTGCGACCGAAAATGGCTGATTAGCCGCTTAGATGAGCGGTCATTACCAATAATGACTACTTTTCTTAGATTGTACCCTTTAGCTCGAAGTATCCCTAAGGTATAAACAAATACCAAACGCCAAACAGAAACTAGAACTAAAAACAAGGCGAAAGTAAGCAACAACTGTATACGCGAATAGTAGTAAGCTTTGCTAAACACCCAAAAGGCTGTGATTAGCAATAAGTGAATGATAACAATTGCGTACTGCCGCTTTAGCACTTTACCTAGGCGGGTTGTTCTATCTATGTTGTACGGTTTAAAAATGATGGTGAGTAGTAGCAAAAAACCATTAGTAGTAAGCCATAGCCACAAGTAGGGTGGTATCCCCAAACCCTCCAGCGTATCAAATTTTAGTAGATACGCGAGAACGAATGATACATTGAGAATGAAGAAATCCCCAATGGAAAACATAAGTTTTAGGTATTTAGATCTACTATGTGACATGCAGTTGAGGCGATTGTTTAGTTCTAAGCTGTATACTCAAATAGTACAACAATAATTATTTTACTCTTTTATTTCTTCTATCAGCAAGAATAGTGCAAGTATTTATATTTTGTGTAAAATATTATGCAAAGGTAGGTGTTTAGTTCGGTAAAAAAATAGTAATACGCACATTATTGTTACACATATTATTCTTTAATAACGACACTTGTAGACGTTTCTTACCCTACTAGTACATACCTTTTAGAAGTATTTAGCTTACATGGCAGGATAGCCTACTACTGCTTTCTTGAGGTTGAATTATCAAAGGGGTGTAAATTCCATCGAAGTTTCAACATTAGCCCAAATGTCTGGTATAGATTGCCAAAATCGAAAGCAATGGCGGTAGTACTTTGTAGTTGTCGGTTTGGCAAAAACGAACGCTCCAACTCTAGAAGCAGACTTGCTTGATGTCTGGGCTCAAAGAAAAAATAATTTTCATGATCGAAATTTGGCTCACGGCTCCCCCAGTTGAAGCGACCATCATTCAGGCCGGCGTAGGTGCCAGAATGACGAGTATAGGTAGTTAGAAGCCTATAATTTACTCTTTGATAGTTGCCGGCTAGGGCTATATGATGAGCAAGTATTCGGTTACTGATGAACGCTTCCCCATAATTGGTGACATTTACCCCTATTTGCCTACTTCTTTGGTCAGTAAGAAAGAGAGGTGTTCCAATACTTCGCTGGTGAAACGTCCAGCCAGATTGATACAAAAAATTATTGTAATAATCATCTCTTCCACCGTATCGGTAACCAAAGTTAGGTTCAAGGTCAAGGGGATCGGTACCTGGTGGTGGATCAGGAATACCCGGCCCGCCCTGATGTTCGGAGTACGTAAATTCGTATAAAATTTCTTGTATAAGTTTCCCTTTTTCTCGTTGCCAAGATAGCCCTGATATTTGATCGTAGAAGTAGTAGCGGGTAATGCCTAGTCTATCTTCGAATGGGTCTTGGTGGTAGAAAGAAAGCGTACCAGTAGCTAAGGGTAGTTCAAAACCAAAATC
This region of Tunicatimonas pelagia genomic DNA includes:
- the chrA gene encoding chromate efflux transporter: MEQHRHRPWYSQGVITSIRRVRYFIFLRDVFILTISAFGGPQAHLTLLLKMMVEKRRYLSEKDLMELYALCQILPGPSSTQTITGIGYRIGGPKLAFLTLLVWMLPAVSLMTVAAIVLSNIQEKELSLEFTRFIQPMAVGFVFYAAYTLSVKVVNTRSGIIIMIAATIISFLIRKPFIYPLLLLLAGVVTALKYRKHPREEKGKLSVRWGNLTLWISILVVAAITAGITQAVPIRIFENFYRNGSLIFGGGQVLIPLLYTEFVNFKQYLTSEEFLTGYALVQAIPGPVFSFSAFIGSLAMRDYGVGGEVLGAFVASLGIFLPGTFLIFFMLRFWDNLKKYRVIKASLEGIVAASAGMVIAAALLLLEPLELSYLNIGIVVGTALLLQFTRIPAPIIILAGLLAGILF
- a CDS encoding undecaprenyl-phosphate glucose phosphotransferase, whose protein sequence is MFSIGDFFILNVSFVLAYLLKFDTLEGLGIPPYLWLWLTTNGFLLLLTIIFKPYNIDRTTRLGKVLKRQYAIVIIHLLLITAFWVFSKAYYYSRIQLLLTFALFLVLVSVWRLVFVYTLGILRAKGYNLRKVVIIGNDRSSKRLISHFRSHPEYGYHVNQAFDSTDSSSVDGDLQNYILQNEIDELYCCLSSVASDYLKQLVDFGHEHRVKVKLIGNFQSLLPDSLLETSRPEWYGLTPVINVTSIPLDNWRNRFIKRLFDMVFALLVIVCVFTWLLPVIALAIKITSKGPVFFRQKRTGLNGQDFMCWKFRTMHVNNDSEVKQATKRDPRVTPIGSFLRKTSLDEIPQFFNVLIGNMSVVGPRPHPVQLNEQYSSQIHKFNHRHSVKPGITGLAQAKGYRGETATFDKMNNRVRLDRLYVERWLFILDIKIIFLTIWSLMRDQENAY